In Deltaproteobacteria bacterium, a single genomic region encodes these proteins:
- the argB gene encoding acetylglutamate kinase — MQNLIDKADILLEALPYIQRFFGKTIVIKYGGHAMEDEDLKVSFVRDVILMRYIGLNPVIVHGGGPQIDGMLEKIGKKSKFVEGMRVTDRETMEIVEMVLVGKINKEIVSLINQRGGQAVGLAGMDGNLIRARKLWISRRGKDAEEKELLDIGLVGEVEAINPALIENIMNNKWIPVIAPVGVGPAGETYNINADLVAGKVAASLKAEKFILLTDVEGVLDGEKKLISTMNAEMAGRYLKEGAISGGMIPKVNCCLQALQEGVKKTHIIDGRVKHAILLEIFTDEGIGTQIY; from the coding sequence TAATTGATAAGGCCGATATTCTCCTGGAAGCGTTGCCGTACATCCAACGTTTCTTCGGCAAAACGATCGTCATCAAGTATGGGGGGCACGCCATGGAGGACGAGGACCTTAAAGTGAGCTTCGTCCGGGATGTAATTTTGATGCGCTACATCGGGCTCAATCCGGTCATCGTCCATGGGGGCGGGCCGCAAATCGACGGCATGCTGGAAAAAATCGGCAAAAAATCAAAGTTCGTAGAGGGCATGCGAGTTACCGATAGGGAGACCATGGAGATCGTGGAAATGGTTCTGGTGGGAAAGATCAATAAAGAAATTGTCTCCCTGATCAATCAACGCGGTGGTCAGGCGGTGGGTCTGGCCGGCATGGACGGAAACCTCATCCGGGCGAGAAAGCTCTGGATTTCCCGGCGGGGAAAAGATGCCGAGGAGAAAGAGCTATTGGACATTGGCTTGGTCGGCGAAGTAGAAGCCATTAACCCCGCATTAATTGAGAACATCATGAACAACAAATGGATTCCAGTAATCGCTCCGGTGGGGGTTGGGCCTGCAGGAGAGACGTATAACATCAACGCTGACCTGGTGGCCGGGAAAGTCGCCGCCTCCCTGAAAGCAGAGAAATTCATTCTGCTCACGGATGTTGAGGGGGTCCTCGACGGAGAGAAAAAGCTGATCTCCACGATGAATGCCGAGATGGCCGGACGTTATCTCAAGGAAGGGGCCATCAGCGGGGGAATGATTCCCAAGGTGAATTGTTGTTTACAGGCCCTGCAGGAGGGTGTGAAAAAAACCCACATCATCGATGGCCGGGTAAAACACGCTATCTTGCTGGAGATCTTTACGGACGAGGGGATCGGAACGCAGATCTATTAA